The following are encoded together in the Dickeya lacustris genome:
- a CDS encoding lysylphosphatidylglycerol synthase domain-containing protein: MRRLYCYIGLLFLSIALWIWHSTDNLIETFSDSHIWGLLGISLLYLCSHLFRMMRLFLLTLDERDKAFPMLSAHVLTAFPSIFLPFKIGEIIRLYSFYLVYDRRQKAFAVWVAERFGDIAVITVFILGLYFLNVPVPKEMRNVCLFFVSASSLGLMALFAISRVSIYLNRHLVLNSHTRRGLLILKISYRFRQFELDVYKSLEGRRSGFMLLSVLIWTVEVLALSLFTNNLCYWPARLGNAFLKRPVSQSSR, translated from the coding sequence ATGCGAAGACTGTATTGCTATATCGGCTTGCTATTCTTATCTATAGCGCTATGGATATGGCACAGCACCGACAATTTAATAGAAACATTTAGTGATAGTCACATATGGGGGCTGTTAGGGATTAGCCTGCTTTATCTGTGCTCTCATCTCTTCCGTATGATGCGCTTATTCCTGCTCACATTGGATGAGAGGGATAAAGCCTTCCCAATGCTGAGTGCCCATGTGTTGACTGCATTTCCCAGTATTTTCCTACCATTTAAAATAGGCGAAATTATTCGCCTTTACTCGTTTTACCTGGTTTACGATAGACGCCAAAAAGCATTTGCTGTATGGGTCGCTGAACGTTTTGGCGATATCGCTGTGATAACAGTATTTATTCTTGGTTTATATTTCCTTAACGTCCCTGTTCCTAAGGAAATGAGAAATGTTTGCCTGTTTTTCGTCTCCGCCAGCAGCCTTGGTTTAATGGCACTATTTGCTATTTCTCGAGTATCTATTTATTTAAATCGACATCTTGTGCTAAACAGCCACACTCGAAGGGGGCTGCTTATCCTTAAGATAAGCTATAGATTCCGCCAGTTCGAATTAGATGTTTATAAGTCATTGGAAGGACGCCGCAGCGGCTTCATGTTGCTCTCCGTACTCATCTGGACTGTCGAGGTACTGGCGCTGTCATTGTTTACAAATAATTTATGTTATTGGCCAGCCAGACTGGGCAACGCTTTTCTCAAGCGGCCTGTTAGCCAGTCTTCCCGGTAA
- a CDS encoding capsular biosynthesis protein codes for MSKHIDGTLVVDIDGTLCDIKKKDQSYAELVPYQPMLDKLREYQSKGYTILLYTARNMKTHEGNLGLINRHTAPVLLEWLDKWNVPYDEILFGKPWPRKHGFYIDDRAVRPNEFLTMSEEEIHKLLGQE; via the coding sequence ATGTCTAAGCATATTGATGGTACTCTCGTTGTCGATATCGACGGAACGCTCTGTGATATAAAGAAAAAAGATCAGAGTTATGCTGAGTTAGTTCCTTACCAGCCAATGCTGGATAAGTTACGCGAATACCAAAGTAAGGGCTATACCATCCTGCTATATACCGCGCGTAACATGAAGACGCACGAGGGAAACCTTGGTCTTATCAACCGCCATACCGCACCTGTGCTACTGGAGTGGCTGGATAAGTGGAATGTGCCTTACGATGAAATCTTGTTTGGCAAACCCTGGCCTCGCAAGCACGGCTTCTATATTGACGATCGCGCTGTCAGACCAAACGAGTTTTTAACCATGAGTGAAGAAGAAATTCATAAATTGCTAGGTCAAGAGTAA
- a CDS encoding glycosyltransferase family 2 protein, whose amino-acid sequence MKKTNIVITMAGRGSRFYDAGYTVPKYEIVAHGRSLFDWSMLSLSNFICDEARFVFVCLAENHSADYVRTQCAALGIKDAHVLELEGLTDGQATSAYLSKHLWHPDASLLVYNIDTFVEPAALHPNDIQSGADGWVPCFQVPGDHWSFVQIGQDGWATQVAEKKRISDYASIGLYWFANAAEYVEAYDKFFADSANLVKGERYIAPLYQQLIAEGKKIAIADLPTKQVHVLGTPAELDIFLANKDIADV is encoded by the coding sequence ATGAAGAAGACCAATATCGTCATTACCATGGCTGGCCGTGGTTCGCGTTTCTATGATGCGGGTTATACCGTTCCTAAATATGAAATAGTCGCTCATGGGCGCAGTTTGTTTGACTGGTCAATGCTTTCCTTATCAAACTTCATCTGCGATGAGGCCCGCTTCGTCTTCGTTTGTCTGGCCGAAAACCACTCCGCCGATTATGTTCGCACGCAGTGTGCCGCGCTTGGTATTAAAGATGCGCACGTGCTCGAGCTGGAAGGCCTGACTGACGGCCAGGCGACCAGTGCTTATCTTTCAAAGCATCTGTGGCACCCCGATGCCTCACTACTGGTATACAACATCGATACCTTCGTTGAGCCAGCGGCGCTACATCCCAATGATATTCAATCCGGTGCTGATGGTTGGGTGCCCTGTTTTCAGGTTCCGGGCGATCATTGGAGTTTCGTGCAAATCGGGCAGGATGGCTGGGCGACACAGGTCGCTGAGAAGAAAAGAATTTCAGATTACGCTTCAATAGGTTTGTATTGGTTCGCCAACGCAGCAGAATATGTGGAAGCGTACGATAAGTTCTTTGCTGATTCTGCCAACTTAGTGAAAGGTGAGCGCTATATTGCCCCACTCTATCAACAGTTGATCGCAGAGGGTAAAAAGATCGCTATCGCTGATTTACCAACCAAACAGGTGCATGTTTTAGGTACGCCGGCAGAGCTTGACATATTCCTGGCCAATAAAGATATCGCCGACGTATAA
- a CDS encoding circularly permuted type 2 ATP-grasp protein, producing MIKMTLPGAAYYDEMLTAAGQQRPHYDAYWQWLQQTDQHAIRQKKEQAELLFHRVGITFNVYGEEGGTERLIPFDSVPRIIPAHEWKMLDLGIRQRVKALNAFLYDIYHQQHILNAGIVPREQVLANEQYQPCMQGVDLHNNIYAHITGIDMVRNSDGRYYVLEDNLRTPSGVSYMLENRKMMMRLYPDLFASQHIAPVERYPSYLLQTLRESTHVDDPTVVVMTPGRFNSAYFEHSFLAQQMGVELVESADLFVKEGGVYMRTTEGPCRVDVIYRRLDDAFLDPLAFRADSMLGVPGLLSVYRTGGVVLANAIGTGVADDKSIYPYVPEMIRFYLSEEPILGNIPTWQCRKPEDLSYVLAHLDSMVVKEVHGAGGYGMLVGPKSTRQQIEEFRLRLLANPGNYIAQDTLALSTCPTFVEEGLAPRHIDLRPFALYGEEIRLVPGGLTRVALTEGSLVVNSSQGGGTKDTWVMEEDESC from the coding sequence ATGATAAAAATGACGCTTCCGGGGGCGGCTTATTACGATGAGATGCTCACCGCAGCAGGTCAGCAACGCCCGCACTATGATGCCTACTGGCAATGGTTGCAGCAGACTGACCAGCACGCTATCCGCCAGAAGAAAGAGCAGGCGGAATTACTGTTTCACCGGGTGGGGATTACTTTTAATGTCTATGGCGAAGAGGGCGGCACCGAGCGCCTGATCCCGTTTGACAGCGTGCCGCGTATTATTCCGGCCCATGAGTGGAAAATGCTCGACCTCGGCATTCGCCAGCGGGTCAAAGCCCTGAACGCCTTTCTCTACGACATCTATCACCAGCAGCACATCCTGAATGCCGGTATCGTGCCCCGTGAACAGGTGCTGGCCAACGAGCAGTACCAGCCCTGTATGCAGGGTGTTGATCTGCATAATAATATTTATGCGCACATTACCGGTATTGACATGGTACGTAACAGCGACGGGCGCTATTACGTGCTGGAAGACAATTTGCGCACCCCTTCCGGCGTCTCTTATATGCTGGAAAACCGCAAAATGATGATGCGCCTCTACCCCGACCTTTTCGCCAGCCAGCACATCGCCCCGGTTGAGCGCTACCCCAGTTATCTGTTGCAGACGCTGCGTGAAAGCACCCACGTTGATGACCCGACCGTGGTGGTGATGACGCCAGGCCGCTTTAACAGCGCTTACTTTGAGCACAGTTTTCTCGCCCAGCAGATGGGGGTTGAGCTGGTGGAAAGCGCCGATCTGTTCGTCAAAGAAGGCGGTGTCTACATGCGCACCACCGAAGGCCCATGCCGGGTGGATGTCATCTACCGCCGCCTTGATGATGCATTCTTAGACCCACTGGCCTTCCGCGCCGATTCCATGCTCGGTGTGCCGGGTTTGCTGTCGGTGTATCGCACCGGTGGCGTGGTGCTGGCCAACGCCATCGGCACCGGCGTGGCGGACGACAAATCCATCTATCCATATGTACCGGAGATGATCCGCTTTTATCTCTCCGAGGAGCCGATTCTCGGCAATATTCCCACCTGGCAATGCCGCAAGCCTGAAGACCTCAGCTATGTGCTGGCGCATCTCGACAGCATGGTGGTCAAAGAGGTACACGGAGCCGGTGGCTACGGCATGCTGGTCGGCCCGAAATCGACGCGCCAGCAAATTGAGGAGTTTCGTCTGCGCTTGCTGGCTAACCCCGGCAACTACATCGCGCAAGATACATTGGCGCTCTCCACCTGCCCGACCTTTGTCGAAGAGGGGCTGGCCCCGCGCCATATCGACCTGCGCCCGTTCGCACTGTATGGCGAGGAGATAAGGCTGGTGCCGGGCGGCCTGACGCGCGTGGCCCTAACCGAAGGCTCATTGGTGGTGAACTCCTCGCAAGGGGGCGGCACCAAAGACACCTGGGTGATGGAGGAGGACGAATCATGTTAA
- a CDS encoding alpha-E domain-containing protein, with product MLSRTASELYWMARYLERAESFARVLDVTYKLSMMPRHNQQQNDLALPLNLTFTHELFQQRYARFTMNNLLNFFALDSHNPSSIYSCIEMAWNNAHAVRGSLSSEVWECINTTRIDIRNLRQSGVDKIGIDAFFDWVKERAHLFRGAMFGTLLRNDAQCFIRIGTLIERAYATAQLLSVKDQQLNTDPDPVREYYRLDTLLRAVSAREAYHSIYRQPIDRETVTELLVLRNDVPRSLHACVGDLVQQLEMIANERARVPQRLAHLLHVELRFGSLDEVLADDLQPYLNRFMMKINELADSIRHTYLEAL from the coding sequence ATGTTAAGCCGTACCGCCAGTGAACTGTATTGGATGGCGCGCTACTTAGAGCGCGCTGAGAGTTTTGCCCGGGTGCTGGATGTCACCTACAAACTGTCGATGATGCCGCGCCACAATCAGCAACAAAACGATCTGGCACTGCCGCTCAACCTGACGTTTACCCACGAACTGTTTCAGCAGCGCTATGCCCGTTTCACCATGAATAACCTGCTGAATTTCTTTGCGCTCGATAGCCACAACCCCAGCAGTATTTACAGTTGCATCGAGATGGCGTGGAACAACGCCCACGCGGTGCGCGGCAGTCTGTCATCGGAAGTGTGGGAGTGCATCAACACCACCCGCATCGATATCCGTAACCTGCGCCAGTCGGGGGTGGATAAAATCGGTATCGACGCTTTTTTTGACTGGGTGAAAGAGCGCGCCCACCTGTTTCGCGGCGCGATGTTCGGCACGTTGCTGCGTAACGACGCCCAATGTTTTATTCGCATCGGCACCTTGATTGAACGCGCCTATGCCACGGCGCAGTTACTCTCGGTCAAAGACCAACAGCTCAACACCGACCCTGACCCGGTACGCGAATATTACCGGCTGGATACCCTGCTGCGCGCCGTCAGCGCCCGTGAAGCCTACCACAGTATCTATCGCCAGCCGATTGACCGGGAAACCGTCACTGAGCTGTTGGTATTACGCAACGACGTGCCGCGATCGCTGCACGCCTGCGTCGGCGATTTGGTGCAGCAACTGGAGATGATCGCCAATGAACGGGCGCGCGTACCGCAGCGGCTGGCCCACCTGCTGCACGTCGAGCTGCGTTTTGGCTCGCTTGACGAGGTGCTGGCCGATGACCTGCAACCCTACCTAAACCGCTTTATGATGAAAATCAACGAACTGGCTGACAGCATCCGTCATACCTATCTGGAGGCGCTATGA
- a CDS encoding transglutaminase family protein: MKLTINHLTHYRYDEEVKFSTQYLRLTPQSSARQHIREWKLTLPTAAVATTDAYGNLMHVLTLDSPHHDILIHAQGVVEIAENIEESQESDDGLSPLVFLRNTELTQADDAIRDFARRYYREADPLGSLDTLMAELRLKMPYTPGATQVQDTACVAFAKGKGVCQDHTHVFLACCRSLRIPARYVSGYVYSRDTTHVAMHAWAEVWFDERWHSFDITNNTRRLNQHLRLAIGMDYLDACPVRGSRLGGGCEEMFSQAAVSLFERQPFERQQQVQQQQQQ, translated from the coding sequence ATGAAACTGACCATCAATCACCTCACGCACTACCGCTATGATGAAGAAGTGAAATTCAGCACCCAGTACCTGCGACTGACACCGCAGAGCTCGGCGCGCCAGCATATCCGCGAGTGGAAACTGACGCTGCCGACTGCCGCCGTCGCGACGACCGATGCCTATGGCAATCTGATGCATGTCTTAACGCTCGACAGCCCGCACCATGACATTCTGATTCACGCGCAAGGCGTGGTGGAGATTGCCGAAAATATCGAGGAATCGCAGGAAAGCGACGATGGCCTGTCGCCACTGGTGTTCTTGCGCAACACAGAGCTAACTCAAGCCGATGACGCGATACGCGACTTCGCCCGGCGCTATTATCGGGAGGCCGACCCGCTCGGCAGCCTGGATACACTGATGGCAGAATTGCGGCTGAAAATGCCGTATACTCCGGGCGCGACGCAGGTGCAGGACACCGCCTGCGTCGCCTTTGCCAAGGGCAAGGGCGTTTGTCAGGATCACACCCATGTCTTCCTGGCCTGTTGCCGCAGCCTGCGTATTCCGGCGCGCTATGTCAGCGGCTATGTCTACAGCCGCGATACCACGCATGTCGCCATGCACGCCTGGGCTGAAGTGTGGTTTGACGAACGCTGGCACAGCTTTGACATCACCAACAATACCCGCAGGCTCAATCAGCATTTGCGCCTGGCGATAGGGATGGATTATCTGGATGCCTGCCCGGTGCGCGGCAGCCGCCTTGGCGGTGGCTGTGAAGAGATGTTCTCGCAAGCGGCTGTCAGCCTGTTCGAACGCCAGCCATTCGAGCGCCAACAACAGGTACAGCAACAACAGCAGCAATAG
- a CDS encoding proteasome-type protease: protein MTYCVAMRLSDGLVFASDSRTNAGVDHIATFRKLHVFHQEGERVLVIQSAGNLATTQSIISLLKARIHAQHTPNLMQTSTLYEAATLVGETVREVIHRDSLAQQNGGSTNFGCNLLLGGQIGDEAPRLFHIYPEGNFIEATADTPYFQIGESKYGKPIIDRVLTADTPLEQAMCCALISIDSTLRSNLSVGLPLDVMIYRTGRFDVSEQRRITENDPYFVTIRKAWSEGLLNTFRQLPPFPEQ from the coding sequence ATGACCTACTGTGTGGCCATGCGTCTGTCTGACGGGCTGGTTTTCGCTTCTGACTCCCGCACCAATGCGGGGGTTGACCACATTGCAACCTTCAGAAAGCTTCATGTCTTCCATCAGGAAGGCGAGCGGGTGTTGGTGATTCAATCGGCGGGCAATCTTGCCACCACGCAGAGCATCATCAGCCTGCTTAAGGCGCGCATTCACGCCCAGCACACGCCGAACCTGATGCAAACCAGTACCTTGTATGAAGCCGCTACGCTGGTGGGGGAAACGGTACGCGAGGTTATCCACCGCGACAGTCTGGCGCAGCAAAATGGCGGCAGCACCAATTTTGGCTGCAACCTGCTGCTGGGCGGTCAGATTGGCGATGAAGCGCCGCGTCTGTTTCACATCTATCCCGAGGGGAATTTTATCGAGGCCACCGCTGACACCCCCTACTTCCAGATTGGCGAAAGCAAGTACGGCAAACCGATTATCGACCGGGTGCTGACGGCAGACACGCCGCTGGAGCAGGCGATGTGCTGTGCGCTGATTTCGATTGACTCCACGCTGCGCAGTAACCTGTCGGTCGGCCTGCCGCTGGATGTGATGATTTATCGCACCGGTCGCTTTGATGTCAGCGAGCAGCGCCGTATCACAGAAAATGACCCCTACTTTGTCACCATTCGCAAAGCCTGGTCAGAAGGGTTACTCAATACCTTCCGCCAGTTACCGCCGTTTCCAGAGCAGTAA